A single region of the Arthrobacter sp. V1I7 genome encodes:
- the pcaG gene encoding protocatechuate 3,4-dioxygenase subunit alpha codes for MTTPAKLTPTPGQTVGPFYGYALPYAKDRELLAPGAPGSIRLQGTVYDGAGHPIPDAILEIWQPDADGRIPQRTGSLVRDGYTFTGFGRSAVGNTGAFTFTTVNPGATEEGAAPFIAVAVFARGLMNRLFTRIYLPENEEALAADPLLSSLEPERRQTLIARRDADGGLTWDLRLQGEDETVFLDFEGTSR; via the coding sequence ATGACTACCCCCGCCAAGCTCACCCCCACCCCCGGCCAGACCGTCGGGCCGTTCTACGGTTACGCGCTGCCCTACGCGAAGGACCGCGAGCTGCTGGCCCCAGGCGCGCCGGGCTCCATCCGGCTGCAGGGTACCGTCTACGACGGCGCCGGCCATCCGATCCCGGACGCCATCCTGGAAATCTGGCAGCCGGACGCGGACGGCCGGATCCCGCAGCGCACCGGTTCGCTCGTCCGGGACGGCTACACTTTCACCGGCTTCGGCCGCAGCGCGGTGGGCAACACCGGCGCCTTCACCTTCACGACGGTGAACCCGGGCGCCACGGAGGAGGGCGCGGCGCCGTTCATCGCCGTTGCCGTCTTCGCCCGCGGCCTGATGAACCGGCTCTTCACCCGGATCTACCTGCCGGAAAACGAGGAGGCGCTGGCCGCGGATCCGCTGCTGTCCTCCCTCGAGCCGGAACGCCGACAGACCCTGATCGCCCGCCGGGACGCCGACGGCGGCCTCACCTGGGACCTCAGGCTCCAGGGCGAGGACGAGACTGTCTTCCTCGACTTCGAGGGCACCTCCAGATGA
- a CDS encoding lyase family protein gives MTSLGTSGDAGLHGDFGLLSPVSASPFVAALTGDRAVLAAILRVEAAWAAVLDEAGLAPAGSAAIVAAAADAGRYDLADIAVRAQGGANPVIPLLADLRAQVKALDTAGIGAGGAVHTSLTSQDVLDSALMLLARDAVRGLLGELTAAGASLSGLAEEHADTLCVGRSLTQHSLPFSFGLKAAQWFAGLAAAARRLEALDLPVQTGGAAGTLAAGTALTAGTSVTPFDLSDRLAAGLGLAPVPAPWHTNRLAVTALGDALAAVTGAAGKIAADVLFLSRPEVAELAEPRAAGRGGSSAMPQKQNPVLSVLIRSAALQAPGQAAQLHLAAANFNDERPDGAWHSEWPALRQLLRLALGAAGQLRELTEGLLVFPDAMRRNLDLSGPLLLSEAVTAAVAPLLGADESGQNGKQRLQAVVDQTLQAPAREQAATYRRLLRAAVPAEQLSDARLEELLDPANYLGQAAEISRRILAAYPEYARTAADTPDAAPTPDLNGASRG, from the coding sequence ATGACCTCACTTGGAACCAGCGGCGACGCCGGCCTGCACGGTGATTTTGGCCTGCTGAGCCCCGTGTCGGCGTCGCCCTTCGTGGCGGCACTGACCGGGGACCGGGCGGTGCTCGCTGCCATCCTCCGGGTCGAGGCCGCCTGGGCCGCGGTCCTGGACGAGGCGGGCCTCGCCCCGGCCGGCTCCGCGGCGATCGTCGCGGCAGCGGCAGACGCAGGCCGCTATGACCTCGCGGACATCGCCGTGCGCGCCCAGGGCGGCGCCAACCCGGTGATCCCGCTGCTGGCGGACCTCCGCGCGCAGGTCAAGGCCCTGGACACGGCCGGCATCGGTGCCGGCGGCGCCGTCCACACCTCGCTGACCAGCCAGGACGTGCTCGACTCGGCCCTCATGCTGCTGGCCCGGGACGCCGTCCGCGGGCTGCTCGGCGAACTCACCGCTGCGGGCGCATCACTGTCCGGCCTCGCGGAAGAGCACGCGGACACGCTGTGCGTGGGCCGCAGCCTGACGCAGCACTCACTGCCGTTCAGCTTCGGACTCAAGGCGGCGCAGTGGTTCGCCGGGCTCGCGGCGGCCGCGCGCCGGCTGGAGGCCCTCGACCTTCCGGTGCAGACCGGGGGAGCTGCCGGCACCTTGGCCGCCGGCACCGCGCTGACCGCCGGCACCTCAGTCACGCCCTTTGACCTTTCGGACAGGCTGGCCGCCGGACTGGGCCTCGCCCCCGTCCCTGCGCCGTGGCATACGAACCGGCTCGCCGTCACCGCACTGGGCGATGCCCTGGCCGCCGTGACCGGCGCCGCCGGAAAGATCGCCGCCGACGTGCTGTTCCTGAGCCGGCCCGAGGTCGCCGAGCTTGCCGAGCCGCGCGCCGCCGGCCGGGGAGGATCCTCGGCCATGCCGCAGAAACAGAACCCGGTGCTCTCGGTGCTCATCCGCAGCGCCGCCCTGCAGGCCCCCGGGCAGGCAGCCCAGCTTCACCTGGCCGCCGCCAACTTCAACGACGAACGCCCCGACGGTGCCTGGCACAGCGAATGGCCGGCCCTCCGCCAGCTGCTCCGGCTCGCCCTGGGCGCCGCCGGGCAGCTCCGCGAACTCACCGAAGGGCTCCTGGTCTTCCCGGACGCCATGCGCCGCAACCTGGACCTTTCCGGGCCGTTGCTGCTCAGCGAAGCCGTCACGGCCGCCGTCGCGCCACTTCTCGGGGCGGACGAATCCGGCCAGAACGGCAAACAGCGGCTGCAGGCCGTGGTGGACCAGACGCTGCAGGCCCCCGCCCGGGAGCAGGCGGCCACGTACCGGCGGCTGCTGCGCGCGGCCGTCCCGGCGGAGCAGCTTTCCGACGCCCGGCTGGAGGAGCTGCTGGACCCGGCGAACTACCTCGGCCAGGCCGCCGAAATCTCCCGCCGCATCCTCGCGGCCTATCCCGAGTACGCCCGCACTGCGGCCGATACCCCCGACGCCGCACCGACCCCCGACCTGAACGGAGCCTCCCGTGGCTAG
- a CDS encoding IclR family transcriptional regulator C-terminal domain-containing protein → MIETASGARSGGAPAASDQYVQSLARGLAVIRAFDTDHPKMTLTEVAARTDLTRATARRFLYTLVELGYVRTDGKIFALTAKVLQLGYAYLSGLSLPQLAQPHLEELSLQLGESTSAAVLEGTDIAYIARVATRRIMTVGITVGTRFPAYATSMGRVLLAGLPAAELEQYLAVADIRPLTPGAIGTREELLAELAAVRAQGWCLLNQELELGLMSVAAPVHDGPKVVAAINVSLQAQSVAAQPDPDTYLESVRKAAVATAELISADLSGGR, encoded by the coding sequence ATGATTGAAACAGCAAGCGGCGCCCGAAGCGGCGGCGCGCCCGCGGCCAGCGACCAGTATGTGCAGTCGCTGGCGCGCGGGCTGGCGGTGATCCGGGCCTTCGACACGGACCATCCGAAGATGACGCTGACCGAGGTGGCGGCCCGGACGGACCTGACCCGGGCCACCGCCCGGCGTTTCCTGTACACCCTCGTTGAACTGGGGTACGTCCGCACCGACGGGAAGATCTTCGCGCTGACGGCCAAGGTGCTGCAGCTGGGCTACGCCTACCTCTCCGGGCTGTCCTTGCCGCAGCTCGCGCAGCCGCACCTCGAGGAATTATCGCTTCAGCTCGGCGAGTCAACGTCCGCCGCAGTGCTGGAGGGGACGGATATCGCGTATATCGCCCGGGTGGCCACCCGTCGGATCATGACGGTCGGCATCACCGTGGGAACCCGCTTTCCGGCCTACGCGACATCCATGGGACGGGTCCTGCTTGCGGGGCTCCCGGCCGCCGAGCTGGAGCAGTACCTTGCCGTTGCCGACATCCGCCCGCTGACACCCGGGGCGATCGGGACCCGGGAGGAGTTGTTGGCCGAGCTGGCCGCTGTCCGTGCGCAGGGCTGGTGCCTGCTGAACCAGGAACTCGAGCTGGGCCTGATGTCCGTCGCGGCTCCGGTCCACGATGGACCCAAGGTGGTCGCCGCAATCAACGTCTCGCTCCAGGCCCAGTCCGTGGCCGCGCAGCCTGACCCTGACACCTATCTTGAGTCGGTGCGGAAGGCTGCGGTGGCGACTGCGGAACTCATCTCCGCGGACCTCTCCGGCGGGCGTTGA
- a CDS encoding alpha/beta fold hydrolase, producing the protein MARPTVKAVLLSPPRPLGDKPLLVVGPSLGTSTFLWTQAGGLLGDDVDVVAWDLPGHGISPAAAEPFSVAELADAVVELVDSIAPGARFHYAGVSLGGATGLQLGIKHGERLKSLSVQCSGAKLGTPEGWRERAETVRSQGTPVMLQGSAQRWFGPGFLEREPERSSRLLHALRDADRFSYAFCCEALAGFDVRAELGSIRVPTQAVAGAEDSVAPPSFAEEIAAGITAGGGTASAVTLGSVAHLAPFEAPAHVAGLLRSLITWTESGGAEK; encoded by the coding sequence GTGGCTAGACCAACAGTCAAGGCAGTACTGCTGTCGCCCCCGCGCCCCCTCGGGGACAAGCCGCTCCTGGTAGTGGGCCCGTCACTGGGGACCTCCACGTTCCTGTGGACCCAGGCCGGAGGGCTGCTGGGGGACGACGTCGACGTCGTCGCCTGGGACCTGCCCGGGCACGGCATCTCGCCGGCCGCCGCGGAGCCATTCAGTGTTGCCGAGCTGGCCGACGCCGTCGTCGAGCTGGTCGATTCGATCGCGCCCGGTGCGCGCTTCCACTACGCCGGCGTGTCCCTCGGCGGGGCCACCGGACTGCAGCTGGGTATCAAGCACGGCGAACGGCTCAAGAGCCTGTCCGTGCAGTGCTCCGGGGCGAAGCTCGGCACTCCGGAGGGCTGGCGGGAACGCGCCGAGACCGTGCGCAGCCAGGGCACCCCGGTGATGCTCCAGGGTTCGGCGCAGCGCTGGTTCGGCCCGGGCTTTCTGGAACGCGAGCCCGAGCGCAGCAGCCGCCTGCTGCATGCCCTGCGCGACGCCGACCGCTTCAGCTACGCCTTCTGCTGCGAAGCGCTGGCCGGCTTCGACGTCCGGGCCGAACTCGGCAGCATCCGGGTCCCCACCCAGGCCGTGGCGGGCGCCGAGGACAGTGTGGCACCGCCGTCGTTCGCCGAGGAGATCGCGGCGGGCATCACCGCCGGCGGGGGCACCGCGAGTGCCGTCACCCTCGGAAGCGTGGCGCACCTGGCTCCGTTCGAGGCACCCGCCCACGTTGCCGGGCTGCTGCGGAGCCTCATCACCTGGACCGAATCCGGCGGAGCCGAAAAGTGA
- a CDS encoding thiolase family protein: MNQAYLYDAVRTPFGKFGGGLAGVRPDDLAAHVIGEIVKRAPKLDVERIDEVVFGNANGAGEENRNVARMGTLLAGLPVSIPGTTVNRLCGSSLDAAIIASRQINTGDAELMLIGGAESMSRAPWVLPKTEKPYPAGDLTLASTTLGWRLVNKAMPAEWTISLGEATERLREKYGVTREAQDEFSANSHNLAAAAWDEGFYDNLVTVVPGTDLVRDEGIRAGSSAEKLAGLKTVFRAENGTVTAGNASPLSDGASAAWLGSENAAGLLGMEPVARIAGRGAHANDPQFFGYAPVEAANKALAKAGIGWDQVGAVELNEAFAAQSLACINAWGIDPSIVNRHGGAIAMGHPLGASGTRILGTLARSLQASGARWGVAAICIGVGQGLAVVLENVSASAVASATTGTVKG, encoded by the coding sequence ATGAACCAGGCCTACCTCTACGACGCCGTGAGGACCCCGTTCGGCAAATTCGGCGGCGGCCTCGCGGGCGTCCGTCCGGATGATCTCGCCGCGCATGTGATCGGTGAGATCGTGAAGCGCGCGCCGAAGCTCGATGTCGAGCGGATCGACGAGGTGGTGTTCGGCAACGCCAACGGAGCCGGCGAGGAAAACCGCAACGTCGCCCGGATGGGCACGCTGCTGGCGGGCCTGCCGGTCTCCATCCCCGGCACCACCGTCAACCGGCTCTGCGGCTCCTCCCTGGACGCCGCAATCATCGCCTCCCGCCAGATCAACACCGGCGACGCGGAGCTGATGCTGATCGGCGGCGCCGAATCCATGTCCCGGGCGCCCTGGGTGTTGCCCAAGACCGAGAAGCCCTACCCGGCCGGTGACCTGACGCTGGCCTCCACCACGCTGGGGTGGCGGCTGGTCAACAAGGCCATGCCTGCGGAGTGGACCATCTCCCTTGGCGAAGCCACCGAACGGCTCCGCGAAAAATACGGTGTGACCCGCGAGGCGCAGGACGAGTTCTCCGCCAACTCACACAACCTGGCCGCCGCGGCCTGGGACGAGGGTTTCTACGACAACCTCGTCACCGTGGTCCCCGGCACGGACCTGGTCCGGGACGAGGGCATCCGCGCCGGTTCCTCAGCCGAGAAACTCGCCGGTCTCAAGACCGTCTTCCGCGCCGAGAACGGCACCGTCACCGCCGGCAACGCCTCCCCGCTCTCCGACGGCGCCTCCGCCGCCTGGCTCGGATCCGAGAACGCCGCCGGGCTGCTCGGCATGGAACCGGTGGCCCGGATCGCCGGCCGGGGCGCGCACGCCAACGATCCGCAGTTCTTCGGCTACGCCCCGGTGGAGGCTGCCAACAAGGCCCTCGCCAAGGCGGGCATCGGCTGGGACCAGGTGGGCGCCGTCGAGCTTAACGAGGCATTCGCCGCGCAGTCGCTGGCGTGCATCAACGCCTGGGGCATCGACCCGTCCATCGTGAACCGGCATGGCGGCGCCATCGCCATGGGCCACCCGCTCGGCGCTTCCGGCACCCGGATCCTGGGCACCCTGGCCCGGTCCCTGCAGGCCTCGGGTGCGCGCTGGGGCGTCGCCGCGATCTGCATCGGCGTCGGCCAGGGCCTCGCCGTGGTCCTCGAAAACGTCTCCGCTTCCGCCGTAGCGTCGGCAACAACAGGCACAGTAAAGGGCTAG
- a CDS encoding sugar phosphate isomerase/epimerase and 4-hydroxyphenylpyruvate domain-containing protein, whose translation MRTGIATVCLSGTLREKMQACAAAGFDGIEIFEQDLVTSPLSPEEVRKMAADLGLSLDLYQPFRDFDSVPEELLVANLRRAGAKFRLMSRLGMDTVLVCSNVATASIDDDALRAEQLSRLAGLAADHGVKVAYEALAWGKYVSDYEHAHRLVQAVDHPNLGTCLDSFHILSRDWDPAPIEGFNPDKIFFIQVADAPKLSMDVLSWSRHYRVFPGEGQFELAKFLGHAVRAGYTGPVSLEVFNDVFRQADVERTAVDAMRSLIWLEEQTAQWLGANPATGGPDGKVAGGDPTTRRRYPMELATLPQVAEPAGFNFAEVRTADTPALETLLGQLGFASNGRHRTKNVQLWTMGHARVIINEESAGAGSAGSAGTAIAALGFDVASPVIAAARAQQLKAPAVPRKSQANEEIFQGFAAPDSTEIFLCQGSPDGTAAWTREFGEALEAPATGRPGDRGAVIDHVNLAQPWQHFDEAVLFYTSALALEPQPYAEVASPTGLVRSQVMLTRDRGVRLVLNLAPLIQQEGTTPSAAGTAGSGQRRSYQEHIAFAVDDLIATARAARARGLEFLQIPENYYEDLDARFGLEPDFLATLRELNLLYDRDADGEFLHFYTATVGSVFFEMVERRGAYDGYGAPNAPVRHAVQYDHLHQLKLTP comes from the coding sequence ATGCGCACCGGAATCGCCACCGTCTGCCTCTCCGGCACGCTCCGTGAGAAAATGCAGGCCTGCGCCGCGGCCGGCTTCGACGGGATCGAGATCTTCGAGCAGGACCTCGTCACGTCTCCATTGAGCCCGGAAGAGGTCCGGAAAATGGCCGCGGACCTGGGCCTGAGCCTGGACCTCTACCAGCCGTTCCGCGACTTCGACAGCGTCCCGGAGGAACTCCTCGTGGCCAACCTGCGCCGCGCCGGGGCCAAGTTCCGCCTGATGTCCCGCCTCGGCATGGACACCGTCCTGGTCTGCTCCAATGTGGCCACCGCGAGCATCGATGACGACGCACTCCGCGCGGAGCAGCTCTCCCGGCTGGCCGGGCTCGCCGCGGACCACGGCGTCAAGGTCGCCTATGAGGCGCTGGCCTGGGGCAAGTATGTCAGTGACTATGAGCATGCCCACCGGCTGGTGCAAGCGGTGGACCACCCCAATCTGGGAACCTGCCTGGATTCCTTCCACATCCTCTCCCGCGACTGGGACCCCGCGCCGATCGAGGGTTTCAACCCGGACAAGATCTTTTTCATCCAGGTGGCCGATGCGCCGAAGCTCTCCATGGACGTGCTGTCCTGGAGCCGGCACTACCGCGTGTTTCCGGGCGAGGGGCAGTTCGAACTCGCCAAGTTCCTGGGACACGCAGTCCGGGCCGGCTACACCGGACCGGTATCCCTCGAGGTCTTCAACGATGTCTTCCGCCAGGCCGACGTCGAACGCACCGCCGTGGACGCGATGCGGTCGCTGATCTGGCTGGAAGAACAAACCGCCCAGTGGCTCGGCGCCAATCCTGCCACCGGGGGCCCGGACGGCAAGGTTGCCGGCGGCGACCCGACCACCCGCCGTCGGTATCCGATGGAACTGGCCACGCTCCCGCAGGTGGCCGAACCCGCAGGCTTCAACTTCGCAGAGGTCCGGACCGCGGACACCCCCGCTCTGGAAACCCTGCTCGGCCAGCTCGGCTTCGCGTCCAACGGACGGCACCGGACCAAGAACGTGCAACTGTGGACCATGGGCCACGCCCGCGTCATCATCAACGAAGAATCTGCCGGTGCCGGAAGCGCCGGAAGCGCCGGGACCGCCATCGCGGCGCTCGGCTTCGACGTCGCTTCCCCGGTGATCGCCGCTGCCCGCGCCCAGCAGCTCAAGGCTCCGGCCGTGCCGCGCAAGAGCCAGGCCAATGAGGAGATTTTCCAGGGCTTCGCCGCTCCTGACTCTACCGAGATCTTTCTCTGCCAGGGCAGTCCGGACGGCACCGCAGCGTGGACCCGGGAGTTCGGTGAGGCACTGGAAGCCCCCGCCACGGGCCGGCCCGGGGACCGGGGCGCCGTGATTGACCACGTCAACCTCGCGCAGCCGTGGCAGCATTTCGACGAAGCCGTGCTTTTCTACACCAGTGCCCTCGCGCTGGAACCTCAGCCCTACGCGGAAGTCGCCAGCCCCACCGGGCTGGTCCGCTCCCAGGTGATGCTGACCCGGGACCGGGGCGTCCGCCTGGTGCTGAACCTGGCCCCGCTGATCCAGCAGGAGGGGACCACGCCGAGCGCGGCAGGGACTGCCGGCAGCGGCCAGCGCCGGAGCTACCAGGAACACATCGCCTTCGCGGTGGATGACCTCATCGCCACCGCCCGCGCCGCCCGGGCCCGGGGTCTGGAGTTCCTGCAGATTCCGGAAAACTACTACGAGGACCTCGACGCGCGGTTCGGCCTGGAGCCCGATTTCCTGGCGACGCTCCGGGAGCTCAACCTGCTCTACGACCGCGATGCCGACGGCGAGTTCCTGCATTTCTACACCGCCACCGTGGGAAGCGTGTTCTTTGAAATGGTGGAACGCCGCGGCGCCTATGACGGCTACGGCGCCCCCAACGCCCCGGTGCGGCACGCTGTCCAGTACGACCACCTGCACCAGCTGAAGCTAACCCCCTAA
- the pcaH gene encoding protocatechuate 3,4-dioxygenase subunit beta, with protein MPEEINVEVYNADPLTEDASNQATGATPGTQASAVPAGDAAAESQADLSAEMKALGEAYAQAVRNGAPAEVQPRLDYAPYRSSILRHPTKNLHHADPETIELYSPAFGHMDVHALESDLTIAHNGEPLGERIVVSGRVLDGDGRPVAGQLVEIWQANSSGRYIHKRDQHPAPIDPNFTGVGRCITGADGSYSFTTIKPGAYPWKNHLNAWRPAHIHFSLFGQEFTQRIITQMYFPGDQLFPLDPIYQSIVDQDARDRLVATYNHEQTKPEWALAYNWNIVLTGSKRTWTENEAFGAAGDENE; from the coding sequence GTGCCTGAAGAGATCAACGTTGAGGTCTACAACGCGGACCCGCTCACCGAGGACGCGTCCAATCAAGCCACCGGGGCCACACCGGGCACGCAGGCCAGTGCTGTCCCTGCCGGGGACGCTGCCGCGGAGTCGCAGGCGGACCTGAGCGCCGAGATGAAGGCCCTCGGCGAGGCCTACGCGCAGGCCGTCAGGAACGGCGCCCCGGCCGAGGTCCAGCCCCGGCTGGACTACGCGCCCTACCGCAGCAGCATCCTCCGCCACCCGACGAAGAACCTGCACCACGCGGATCCGGAGACCATCGAGCTGTACTCGCCGGCGTTCGGGCACATGGATGTGCACGCACTGGAATCGGACCTCACCATCGCGCACAACGGGGAACCCCTGGGTGAGCGCATCGTCGTCTCCGGCCGGGTGCTCGACGGCGACGGCCGGCCCGTGGCCGGGCAGCTCGTCGAGATCTGGCAGGCCAACTCCTCCGGCCGCTACATCCACAAGCGGGACCAGCACCCGGCCCCGATCGACCCCAACTTCACCGGCGTCGGCCGCTGCATCACGGGTGCGGACGGCTCCTACAGCTTCACCACCATCAAGCCCGGCGCCTACCCCTGGAAGAACCACCTCAACGCCTGGCGCCCGGCCCACATCCACTTCTCCCTGTTCGGCCAGGAATTCACCCAGCGGATTATCACCCAGATGTACTTCCCCGGGGACCAGCTCTTCCCGCTGGACCCGATCTACCAGTCGATCGTGGACCAGGACGCCCGGGACCGGCTCGTGGCCACGTACAACCACGAGCAGACCAAACCCGAGTGGGCGCTGGCGTACAACTGGAACATCGTCCTGACCGGGTCGAAGCGGACCTGGACCGAGAACGAGGCATTTGGCGCAGCAGGTGACGAGAATGAATAG
- a CDS encoding 3-oxoacid CoA-transferase subunit A translates to MLNFVESVGAAVAGIRDGSTVMIGGFGNAGQPFELIDALMDCGATDLTVVNNNAGQGDQGLALLIKEGRVKKMICSFPRQSDSWHFDSRFRAGEIELELVPQGNLAERIRAAGAGIGGFFTPTGYGTTLAEGKETRIINGRGQVFETPIHADVALIKALKADGKGNLVYRKTARNFGPIMAAAAKHTIVQVSEIVPTGGLDPENIVTPGIYVNSIVKVA, encoded by the coding sequence ATGCTGAACTTTGTAGAGAGCGTCGGCGCGGCCGTCGCCGGCATCAGGGACGGCTCCACCGTGATGATCGGCGGATTCGGCAACGCCGGCCAGCCGTTCGAACTCATTGACGCGCTGATGGACTGCGGCGCGACGGACCTGACCGTGGTGAACAACAACGCCGGCCAGGGCGACCAGGGCCTGGCGCTGCTGATCAAGGAAGGCCGCGTGAAGAAGATGATCTGCTCCTTCCCGCGGCAGTCCGACTCCTGGCACTTCGACAGCAGGTTCCGCGCCGGCGAGATCGAGCTCGAACTCGTCCCGCAGGGCAACCTGGCGGAGCGGATCCGCGCCGCCGGCGCCGGGATCGGCGGGTTCTTCACCCCCACCGGGTACGGGACCACCCTGGCGGAGGGCAAGGAGACCCGCATCATCAACGGCCGCGGCCAGGTGTTCGAGACGCCCATCCACGCCGACGTCGCCCTGATCAAAGCGCTCAAGGCGGACGGCAAGGGCAACCTCGTCTACCGCAAGACCGCCCGGAACTTCGGCCCCATCATGGCCGCCGCGGCCAAGCACACAATCGTGCAGGTGTCCGAGATCGTTCCCACCGGGGGACTGGACCCCGAGAACATCGTGACCCCCGGAATCTACGTCAACAGCATTGTGAAGGTGGCTTGA
- a CDS encoding 3-oxoacid CoA-transferase subunit B: MSVQPSKQTELPSPIQSSNKPLGRDDLARIVARDINPGSFVNLGIGQPTLVSNYLEPEQNITLHTENGMLGMGPEAAGDQIDGDLINAGKIPVTELPGASYFHHADSFAIMRGGHLDICVLGAFQVSATGDLANWHTGAPDAVPAVGGAMDLATGAKDVFVMMTLLTREGVSKLVETCTYPLTGIGCVTRVYTDKAVFLTGPDGVEVRETFGCTLAELQAMVPVPLKAAAAAGS; encoded by the coding sequence ATGAGCGTGCAGCCCAGTAAGCAGACGGAGCTTCCGAGCCCGATCCAGAGCAGCAACAAGCCGCTGGGCCGCGACGACCTCGCCCGAATCGTGGCCCGGGACATCAACCCCGGCTCGTTCGTGAACCTGGGGATCGGCCAGCCCACCCTCGTTTCCAATTACCTCGAGCCGGAGCAGAACATCACGCTCCATACCGAAAACGGCATGCTCGGCATGGGCCCGGAGGCCGCCGGGGACCAGATCGACGGCGACCTCATCAACGCCGGCAAGATCCCGGTGACGGAACTGCCCGGGGCGTCCTACTTCCACCACGCCGATTCCTTCGCAATCATGCGCGGCGGACACCTGGACATCTGCGTCCTCGGCGCCTTCCAGGTCTCCGCGACCGGCGACCTCGCCAACTGGCACACCGGCGCGCCGGATGCCGTTCCGGCCGTCGGCGGCGCCATGGACCTCGCCACCGGGGCCAAGGACGTCTTCGTGATGATGACGCTGCTGACCCGCGAGGGCGTGTCCAAGCTCGTCGAAACCTGCACCTACCCGCTGACCGGGATCGGCTGCGTGACCCGCGTGTACACGGACAAGGCGGTGTTCCTCACCGGCCCGGACGGCGTCGAGGTCCGCGAAACGTTCGGCTGCACCCTGGCGGAACTGCAGGCGATGGTGCCGGTGCCGCTCAAGGCCGCGGCCGCCGCCGGAAGCTGA
- the pcaC gene encoding 4-carboxymuconolactone decarboxylase translates to MTGPERNGAVQPDATSKEIYDGGMVVRREVLGAAHVDRANAQKDAFTEDFQDMITRIAWGGIWTRPGLTRQMRSAVTITAMVAHGHWEELAMHIRAAVTNGLSRDEIKEILLQTAIYCGVPSANTAFKTAQQVFHHMDNAASDSSEKDSTP, encoded by the coding sequence GTGACCGGCCCGGAACGGAACGGCGCCGTCCAGCCCGATGCGACCAGCAAGGAAATCTATGACGGCGGCATGGTGGTCCGCCGCGAGGTGCTCGGCGCCGCGCACGTGGACCGCGCGAACGCCCAGAAGGACGCGTTCACCGAGGACTTCCAGGACATGATCACCCGGATCGCCTGGGGCGGGATCTGGACCCGGCCCGGCCTGACCCGGCAGATGCGCTCCGCCGTCACCATCACCGCCATGGTGGCCCACGGGCACTGGGAAGAACTGGCGATGCATATCCGCGCCGCCGTCACCAACGGCCTGAGCAGGGATGAGATCAAGGAAATCCTGCTGCAGACGGCCATCTACTGCGGGGTCCCCTCCGCCAACACCGCCTTCAAGACCGCCCAGCAGGTGTTCCATCACATGGACAACGCCGCATCGGACTCTTCAGAAAAGGACAGCACGCCATGA